One segment of Dolichospermum sp. DET69 DNA contains the following:
- a CDS encoding type IV pilin-like G/H family protein, whose protein sequence is MKTELKAKFIQHLLGKKKDNEGFTLIELLVVIIIIGILSAIALPSFLNQAAKAKQSEAKTYIGSINRAQQSYRIENTSFAATFPNLQIGIPTQTTNYVYAIPTADAVSTSVTATSQDAGSLKSFSGGVVVLTSGQTSAIACQTTVVTTTPPTLTLGTGANAACASGENMK, encoded by the coding sequence ATGAAAACTGAACTAAAAGCTAAATTCATCCAACACCTCCTCGGTAAAAAGAAAGATAACGAAGGTTTCACCCTGATTGAATTGTTAGTTGTAATCATTATTATCGGTATTCTTTCTGCGATCGCTCTACCTTCTTTCCTCAACCAAGCGGCAAAAGCTAAACAGTCAGAAGCTAAAACCTATATTGGTTCAATTAACAGGGCGCAACAGTCCTACCGGATTGAAAATACATCCTTTGCTGCTACCTTTCCTAATCTGCAAATTGGTATTCCTACCCAAACTACTAACTATGTTTATGCAATCCCTACTGCTGATGCTGTCAGTACAAGTGTGACAGCAACATCTCAAGATGCTGGCTCTCTCAAAAGTTTTTCTGGTGGTGTAGTCGTTCTTACTAGTGGACAAACTTCTGCTATTGCTTGCCAGACAACTGTTGTTACTACTACTCCTCCTACACTTACACTCGGAACAGGTGCGAATGCAGCCTGTGCTAGTGGGGAAAACATGAAGTAA